In one Oncorhynchus nerka isolate Pitt River linkage group LG7, Oner_Uvic_2.0, whole genome shotgun sequence genomic region, the following are encoded:
- the vwa1 gene encoding von Willebrand factor A domain-containing protein 1 isoform X2 encodes MENRILFTCILVGMFLRKSCGQNSATEEVLNCCEGDILFLLDSSGSVSSYEYSRMLGFLSELLLPFSLGEDQVRVGLLQVGTQPRLEFGFDAHNTQSGLQEALGNTKALRGDTNTEEALRMAKDWVLKPGGASGARAELPRVLVWLTDGVKPGDVIGPMEELREEGVAVLVISTGHGNYQVLRQVVTPPVESHLYFVDIDDMSIITEDLRDAIIEILWAERLQVRDVSTDSAVLQWRPVLAGLNGYYDIRFGPAPSGGVVGGGAGGPGTSPSTSGGQYQRLTQPGDSSTARLMGLKPDTTYTATLTPESNLQVLNPLSVTFTTKPEVLSPAVVTVSDSEANSVRVSWGPLQPESVQSFQVEYSALPGGKLHMTTVGRGQNSTMLTNLQPDTQYLVTVSARHSYGQERAMSVKVCTEEVRPDLADLRLTTVGSDSVQVDWKASMDGLRGYWLTWEGQDGHGSTTAQRSSFYLPPNLLSTRLTHLPPATRVCVWPVYRTTRGKGLCCTAQFHSGQ; translated from the exons TGTTGAACTGCTGTGAGGGCGACATCCTCTTCCTATTGGACTCCTCAGGCAGCGTCTCATCCTATGAGTACTCCCGCATGCTGGGCTTCCTGTCCGagctcctcctccccttctcattGGGCGAGGACCAGGTGAGGGTGGGGCTACTGCAGGTGGGCACCCAACCCCGCCTCGAGTTTGGCTTTGACGCCCACAATACCCAATCTGGCCTCCAGGAGGCACTGGGGAACACCAAGGCTCTGAGGGGCGACACCAATACAGAGGAGGCCCTCAGGATGGCCAAGGACTGGGTGCTGAAGCCTGGAGGGGCCAGTGGGGCCAGGGCAGAGCTACCCAGGGTTCTAGTGTGGCTGACGGACGGGGTGAAGCCGGGTGATGTGATTGGACCAATGGAGGAGCTGCGAGAGGAGGGCGTAGCCGTTCTGGTGATCTCCACGGGCCACGGGAACTACCAGGTGCTGCGGCAGGTGGTCACCCCACCTGTGGAGTCACACCTGTACTTTGTGGACATCGACGATATGAGTATCATCACCGAGGACCTGAGGGATGCCATtattg AGATCCTCTGGGCTGAACGGCTCCAGGTGCGAGATGTGTCCACAGACAGCGCTGTGCTGCAGTGGCGACCGGTTCTGGCCGGATTGAACGGTTATTATGACATCCGGTTTGGACCGGCTCCCAGTGGGGGAGTGGttggaggaggagcaggggggcctggtaccagccccagtaccagcggTGGCCAGTACCAGAGACTCACCCAGCCAGGGGACTCTAGCACGGCCAGGCTGATGGGACTAAAGCCAGACACCAcctacacagccacactgactcCTGAGTCCAACCTGCAGGTGCTCAACCCCCTCTCCGTCACCTTCACCACTAAGCCAG AGGTGTTGAGCCCAGCCGTGGTGACGGTGTCGGACTCAGAGGCCAATAGTGTGAGGGTGAGCTGGGGTCCTCTGCAGCCAGAgtctgtccagagcttccaggTGGAGTACTCAGCGCTCCCGGGGGGGAAGCTCCACATGACTACTGTGGGCCGGGGGCAGAACTCCACCATGCTGACCAACCTCCAGCCAGACACCCAGTACTTGGTCACCGTGAGCGCCCGTCACTCCTATGGCCAGGAGAGGGCCATGTCTGTCAAAGTGTGCACTGAGGAGG TGAGGCCGGATCTTGCAGACCTGCGGCTGACCACGGTGGGCAGTGACTCTGTGCAGGTGGACTGGAAAGCCAGCATGGACGGCCTCAGGGGCTACTGGCTCACCTGGGAGGGACAGGATGGCCACGGCTCTACCACCGCCCAGCGCTCCTccttctacctgccccccaaCTTACTGTCCACACGTCTGACACACCTGCCCCCCgccaccagagtgtgtgtgtggcctgtatACCGGACGACACGCGGGAAGGGCCTCTGCTGCACAGCCCAGTTTCATTCAG
- the vwa1 gene encoding von Willebrand factor A domain-containing protein 1 isoform X1: MENRILFTCILVGMFLRKSCGQNSATEEVLNCCEGDILFLLDSSGSVSSYEYSRMLGFLSELLLPFSLGEDQVRVGLLQVGTQPRLEFGFDAHNTQSGLQEALGNTKALRGDTNTEEALRMAKDWVLKPGGASGARAELPRVLVWLTDGVKPGDVIGPMEELREEGVAVLVISTGHGNYQVLRQVVTPPVESHLYFVDIDDMSIITEDLRDAIIEILWAERLQVRDVSTDSAVLQWRPVLAGLNGYYDIRFGPAPSGGVVGGGAGGPGTSPSTSGGQYQRLTQPGDSSTARLMGLKPDTTYTATLTPESNLQVLNPLSVTFTTKPEVLSPAVVTVSDSEANSVRVSWGPLQPESVQSFQVEYSALPGGKLHMTTVGRGQNSTMLTNLQPDTQYLVTVSARHSYGQERAMSVKVCTEEVRPDLADLRLTTVGSDSVQVDWKASMDGLRGYWLTWEGQDGHGSTTAQRSSFYLPPNLLSTRLTHLPPATRVCVWPVYRTTRGKGLCCTAQFHSDASAWGHRS; this comes from the exons TGTTGAACTGCTGTGAGGGCGACATCCTCTTCCTATTGGACTCCTCAGGCAGCGTCTCATCCTATGAGTACTCCCGCATGCTGGGCTTCCTGTCCGagctcctcctccccttctcattGGGCGAGGACCAGGTGAGGGTGGGGCTACTGCAGGTGGGCACCCAACCCCGCCTCGAGTTTGGCTTTGACGCCCACAATACCCAATCTGGCCTCCAGGAGGCACTGGGGAACACCAAGGCTCTGAGGGGCGACACCAATACAGAGGAGGCCCTCAGGATGGCCAAGGACTGGGTGCTGAAGCCTGGAGGGGCCAGTGGGGCCAGGGCAGAGCTACCCAGGGTTCTAGTGTGGCTGACGGACGGGGTGAAGCCGGGTGATGTGATTGGACCAATGGAGGAGCTGCGAGAGGAGGGCGTAGCCGTTCTGGTGATCTCCACGGGCCACGGGAACTACCAGGTGCTGCGGCAGGTGGTCACCCCACCTGTGGAGTCACACCTGTACTTTGTGGACATCGACGATATGAGTATCATCACCGAGGACCTGAGGGATGCCATtattg AGATCCTCTGGGCTGAACGGCTCCAGGTGCGAGATGTGTCCACAGACAGCGCTGTGCTGCAGTGGCGACCGGTTCTGGCCGGATTGAACGGTTATTATGACATCCGGTTTGGACCGGCTCCCAGTGGGGGAGTGGttggaggaggagcaggggggcctggtaccagccccagtaccagcggTGGCCAGTACCAGAGACTCACCCAGCCAGGGGACTCTAGCACGGCCAGGCTGATGGGACTAAAGCCAGACACCAcctacacagccacactgactcCTGAGTCCAACCTGCAGGTGCTCAACCCCCTCTCCGTCACCTTCACCACTAAGCCAG AGGTGTTGAGCCCAGCCGTGGTGACGGTGTCGGACTCAGAGGCCAATAGTGTGAGGGTGAGCTGGGGTCCTCTGCAGCCAGAgtctgtccagagcttccaggTGGAGTACTCAGCGCTCCCGGGGGGGAAGCTCCACATGACTACTGTGGGCCGGGGGCAGAACTCCACCATGCTGACCAACCTCCAGCCAGACACCCAGTACTTGGTCACCGTGAGCGCCCGTCACTCCTATGGCCAGGAGAGGGCCATGTCTGTCAAAGTGTGCACTGAGGAGG TGAGGCCGGATCTTGCAGACCTGCGGCTGACCACGGTGGGCAGTGACTCTGTGCAGGTGGACTGGAAAGCCAGCATGGACGGCCTCAGGGGCTACTGGCTCACCTGGGAGGGACAGGATGGCCACGGCTCTACCACCGCCCAGCGCTCCTccttctacctgccccccaaCTTACTGTCCACACGTCTGACACACCTGCCCCCCgccaccagagtgtgtgtgtggcctgtatACCGGACGACACGCGGGAAGGGCCTCTGCTGCACAGCCCAGTTTCATTCAG